A window of the Polypterus senegalus isolate Bchr_013 chromosome 4, ASM1683550v1, whole genome shotgun sequence genome harbors these coding sequences:
- the LOC120528088 gene encoding CD209 antigen-like protein E isoform X1: MDTEGIYTSLEKYSVDSYATAGQSREKRAAVQPGGTYQDLQVYPKKHHYHSQKTATEINIYNTLCQQGTGHTKQTTERTSQVNKRGCLLKLPLGLLFAILVVAIIFLVMYCKHCSPRPTEGSTCHSCPDSWLLFNSKCYFFSTNKMNWTSSRDDCILQGGKLVIIQSLEEQTFVKSFTALKGGENMLNWIGLTDVDNEGQFQWIDGTYLDTNISFWGPKQPNNLPPGEDCVLLLNLEGFTGWHDYSCKTLSRRICERDAHS; this comes from the exons ATGGACACAGAGGGGATTTACACATCTCTGGAGAAGTACTCTGTTGACAGCTATGCAACAGCAGGACAGTCCCGGGAGAAAAGAGCAGCTGTGCAGCCAGGGGGTACATATCAGGATCTTCAGGTCTACCCAAAGAAAC ATCACTATCACTCACAGAAAACTGCAACCGAGATAAACATCTACAACACTCTCTGTCAGCAAGGAACTGGACATACCAAACAAACCACAGAACGTACCTCTCAAG TGAATAAACGAGGCTGCCTACTAAAACTGCCACTGGGGCTTCTGTTTGCCATACTGGTGGTTGCCATCATCTTCCTGGTCATGTACTGTAAACACTGCAGCCCAAGGCCTACGGAGG GAAGTACTTGTCATAGCTGCCCAGACAGTTGGCTGTTGTTTAACtccaaatgttactttttttccactaATAAAATGAACTGGACCTCAAGTCGTGATGACTGCATCTTGCAGGGTGGAAAACTGGTTATTATACAGAGTTTGGAGGAACAG ACATTTGTAAAATCCTTCACTGCGCTCAAAGGAGGGGAAAACATGTTAAACTGGATTGGACTGACAGATGTGGATAATGAAGGTCAATTTCAGTGGATAGATGGGACCTATCTTGATACGAATATCAG ctTCTGGGGCCCAAAGCAGCCTAACAACTTGCCCCCTGGGGAGGACTGTGTACTGCTTCTAAATTTAGAAGGATTCACTGGATGGCATGACTATTCATGTAAAACACTCTCAAGGAGAATTTGTGAAAGAGATGCCCATTCATAG
- the LOC120528088 gene encoding CD209 antigen-like protein E isoform X2, with the protein MDTEGIYTSLEKYSVDSYATAGQSREKRAAVQPGDHYHSQKTATEINIYNTLCQQGTGHTKQTTERTSQVNKRGCLLKLPLGLLFAILVVAIIFLVMYCKHCSPRPTEGSTCHSCPDSWLLFNSKCYFFSTNKMNWTSSRDDCILQGGKLVIIQSLEEQTFVKSFTALKGGENMLNWIGLTDVDNEGQFQWIDGTYLDTNISFWGPKQPNNLPPGEDCVLLLNLEGFTGWHDYSCKTLSRRICERDAHS; encoded by the exons ATGGACACAGAGGGGATTTACACATCTCTGGAGAAGTACTCTGTTGACAGCTATGCAACAGCAGGACAGTCCCGGGAGAAAAGAGCAGCTGTGCAGCCAGGGG ATCACTATCACTCACAGAAAACTGCAACCGAGATAAACATCTACAACACTCTCTGTCAGCAAGGAACTGGACATACCAAACAAACCACAGAACGTACCTCTCAAG TGAATAAACGAGGCTGCCTACTAAAACTGCCACTGGGGCTTCTGTTTGCCATACTGGTGGTTGCCATCATCTTCCTGGTCATGTACTGTAAACACTGCAGCCCAAGGCCTACGGAGG GAAGTACTTGTCATAGCTGCCCAGACAGTTGGCTGTTGTTTAACtccaaatgttactttttttccactaATAAAATGAACTGGACCTCAAGTCGTGATGACTGCATCTTGCAGGGTGGAAAACTGGTTATTATACAGAGTTTGGAGGAACAG ACATTTGTAAAATCCTTCACTGCGCTCAAAGGAGGGGAAAACATGTTAAACTGGATTGGACTGACAGATGTGGATAATGAAGGTCAATTTCAGTGGATAGATGGGACCTATCTTGATACGAATATCAG ctTCTGGGGCCCAAAGCAGCCTAACAACTTGCCCCCTGGGGAGGACTGTGTACTGCTTCTAAATTTAGAAGGATTCACTGGATGGCATGACTATTCATGTAAAACACTCTCAAGGAGAATTTGTGAAAGAGATGCCCATTCATAG